One Nocardioides aromaticivorans genomic window carries:
- a CDS encoding pyruvate carboxylase, which yields MFNKILVANRGEIAIRAFRAAWEVGAKTVAVFPYEDRWSEHRFKADEAYEIGERGHPVRAYLDPEAIVATAVACGADAIYPGYGFLSENPALAEACAEAGITFIGPDSTVLELTGNKARAIAAAKAAGVPTLQSVDPSTDVDALVADAEAIPAPLFVKAVAGGGGRGMRRVDDREQLREAIETCMREAEAAFGDPTVFIEQAVVDPRHIEVQVLADGTGTDEGTIHLYERDCSVQRRHQKVVEIAPAPNLDPEIRDRMCADAVRFAREIGYKNAGTVEFLLDPAGNYVFIEMNPRIQVEHTVTEEVTDVDLVQSQMRIAAGETLADLGLNQKAIRLRGAALQCRITTEDPANGFRPDIGKITGFRAPGGPGVRVDAGTVHAGADVSPHFDSMLAKLTCRGGSFPDAVRRARRALGEFKIRGVETNIPFVTALLGDQPFLDGSITTSFIERRPELLATRAAGDRGARLLDFLADVTVNKPYGEAPVALRPGQKLPVLDRSLPVPDGSRQQLLAVGPDAFAAELRARTGVAVTDTTFRDAHQSLLATRVRTIDLLGVAGHVARLTPQLWSLEAWGGATYDVALRFLAEDPWERLAALREAVPNICLQMLLRGRNTVGYTPYPTAVTQAFVEEAAATGIDVFRIFDALNDVDQMRPAIDAVRETGTTVAEVALCYTGDLSSPGEKLYTLDYYLRLAEQIVDAGAHVLAIKDMAGLLRAPAARTLVTALRERFDLPVHLHTHDTPGGQLATLLAAIDAGVDAVDAACASMSGTTSQPALSALVATTDHSARETGLSLDGVNALEPYWEATRRLYAPFESGLPAPTGRVYTHEIPGGQLSNLRQQAIALGLGEKFEQVEDMYAAANRILGNVPKVTPSSKVIGDLALSLVAAGADPAAFEAEPGRFDIPDSVIGFLNGELGDPPGGWPEPFRSKALAGKSCAPLAADLTDAQVKGLASDRRATLNTLLFPGPTADFLATRAAHGDVSVVPTLEYLYGLQPGAEHAVDLGDGRRLLVELEAIGAPDERGYRTVMCRLNGQLRPVSARDRSIAVDLGAAEKADLSDPRQIAAPFQGVVTVVVTEGDQVESGDRLATIEAMKMEAAITAPHAGTVVRTVITGTRAVEGQDLVAVLG from the coding sequence ATGTTCAACAAGATCCTTGTCGCCAACCGTGGCGAGATCGCCATCCGTGCCTTCCGTGCCGCATGGGAGGTCGGCGCCAAGACGGTCGCCGTCTTTCCCTACGAGGACCGGTGGTCCGAGCACCGGTTCAAGGCCGACGAGGCCTACGAGATCGGTGAGCGGGGGCACCCGGTGCGGGCCTACCTCGACCCGGAGGCCATCGTCGCGACGGCGGTGGCCTGCGGGGCGGACGCGATCTACCCGGGCTACGGCTTCCTGTCGGAGAACCCCGCGCTCGCCGAGGCCTGCGCCGAGGCCGGCATCACCTTCATCGGGCCCGACTCGACCGTGCTGGAACTGACCGGCAACAAGGCGCGCGCGATCGCGGCGGCCAAGGCGGCCGGCGTACCGACCCTGCAGAGCGTCGACCCGTCGACCGACGTCGACGCCCTCGTGGCGGACGCCGAGGCGATCCCGGCTCCGCTCTTCGTCAAGGCCGTCGCCGGTGGCGGCGGCCGCGGCATGCGTCGCGTCGACGACCGTGAGCAGCTGCGCGAGGCGATCGAGACCTGCATGCGCGAGGCGGAGGCCGCCTTCGGCGACCCGACCGTGTTCATCGAGCAGGCCGTCGTCGACCCGCGCCACATCGAGGTGCAGGTCCTCGCCGACGGCACCGGCACGGACGAGGGCACGATCCACCTCTACGAGCGCGACTGCTCCGTCCAGCGGCGCCACCAGAAGGTCGTGGAGATCGCCCCCGCGCCCAACCTGGACCCGGAGATCCGGGACCGGATGTGCGCCGACGCGGTGCGCTTCGCGCGCGAGATCGGCTACAAGAACGCCGGCACGGTGGAGTTCCTGCTCGACCCGGCCGGCAACTACGTCTTCATCGAGATGAACCCCCGCATCCAGGTCGAGCACACGGTCACCGAGGAGGTCACCGACGTCGACCTCGTGCAGTCGCAGATGCGGATCGCCGCCGGCGAGACCCTCGCCGACCTGGGGCTGAACCAGAAGGCCATCCGTCTGCGTGGAGCTGCGCTGCAGTGCCGGATCACCACCGAGGACCCCGCCAACGGCTTCCGCCCCGACATCGGCAAGATCACCGGATTCCGCGCGCCCGGCGGCCCGGGCGTCCGGGTCGACGCGGGCACGGTGCACGCCGGTGCAGACGTGTCTCCCCACTTCGACTCGATGCTCGCCAAGCTCACGTGCCGCGGAGGGTCCTTCCCGGACGCCGTCCGCCGAGCACGTCGGGCGCTCGGCGAGTTCAAGATCCGTGGAGTGGAGACCAACATTCCCTTCGTGACGGCACTTCTGGGCGACCAGCCGTTCCTGGACGGGTCAATCACGACGTCCTTCATCGAACGCCGGCCCGAGCTGCTCGCGACGCGCGCTGCCGGCGATCGCGGCGCTCGGCTGTTGGACTTCCTGGCCGATGTGACCGTCAACAAGCCGTATGGCGAAGCCCCCGTCGCCCTGCGTCCCGGGCAGAAGCTCCCGGTGCTCGACCGGTCGCTCCCCGTGCCGGACGGCTCCCGCCAGCAGCTGCTCGCCGTGGGCCCGGACGCCTTCGCGGCCGAGCTGCGCGCCCGCACCGGCGTCGCGGTCACCGACACCACCTTCCGCGACGCCCACCAGTCCCTGCTCGCGACCCGGGTGCGCACCATCGACCTGCTCGGCGTCGCCGGCCACGTCGCCCGGCTCACCCCGCAGCTGTGGTCGCTGGAGGCCTGGGGCGGAGCGACGTACGACGTCGCGCTCCGCTTCCTCGCCGAGGACCCGTGGGAGCGGCTCGCCGCGCTGCGCGAGGCCGTGCCCAACATCTGCCTGCAGATGCTGCTCCGCGGGCGCAACACGGTCGGCTACACGCCGTACCCGACGGCGGTGACGCAGGCCTTCGTCGAGGAGGCCGCCGCCACCGGCATCGACGTCTTCCGGATCTTCGACGCCCTCAACGACGTCGACCAGATGCGGCCCGCGATCGACGCCGTCCGCGAGACCGGCACGACCGTCGCCGAGGTCGCGCTCTGCTACACCGGCGACCTGTCCTCACCCGGAGAGAAGCTCTACACGCTCGACTACTACCTGCGCCTGGCCGAGCAGATCGTCGACGCCGGCGCCCACGTGCTGGCGATCAAGGACATGGCCGGCCTGCTCCGCGCCCCCGCCGCGCGCACGCTGGTCACGGCGCTGCGCGAGCGCTTCGACCTGCCGGTGCACCTGCACACCCACGACACCCCCGGCGGACAGCTCGCCACCCTCCTCGCCGCGATCGACGCGGGCGTGGACGCCGTGGACGCGGCCTGCGCCTCGATGTCCGGCACGACGTCGCAGCCGGCCCTGTCCGCGCTCGTCGCGACCACCGACCACTCCGCGCGCGAGACCGGCCTGTCGCTGGACGGCGTCAACGCGCTCGAGCCCTACTGGGAGGCGACCCGCCGGCTCTACGCGCCGTTCGAGTCCGGCCTGCCCGCGCCCACCGGGCGCGTCTACACCCACGAGATCCCCGGCGGCCAGCTCTCCAACCTGCGCCAGCAGGCGATCGCGCTCGGCCTCGGCGAGAAGTTCGAGCAGGTCGAGGACATGTACGCCGCCGCCAACCGGATCCTCGGCAACGTCCCGAAGGTGACCCCGTCGTCCAAGGTGATCGGCGACCTCGCCCTCTCGCTCGTCGCCGCCGGCGCCGACCCGGCCGCGTTCGAGGCCGAGCCCGGCCGCTTCGACATCCCCGACTCCGTCATCGGCTTCCTCAACGGCGAGCTCGGCGACCCGCCCGGCGGCTGGCCCGAGCCGTTCCGCTCGAAGGCGCTGGCCGGTAAGAGTTGCGCGCCGCTTGCGGCAGACCTGACCGACGCCCAGGTCAAGGGACTGGCCAGCGACCGCCGCGCGACGCTCAACACACTGCTGTTCCCGGGGCCGACGGCCGACTTCCTGGCAACCCGCGCCGCCCACGGGGACGTGTCGGTCGTGCCCACCCTCGAGTACCTCTACGGCCTTCAACCGGGAGCCGAGCACGCCGTCGACCTGGGTGACGGACGGCGCCTCTTGGTCGAGCTGGAAGCCATCGGGGCCCCCGACGAACGCGGCTACCGCACCGTCATGTGCCGGCTGAACGGCCAGCTGCGGCCAGTGAGTGCACGCGACCGCAGTATCGCGGTGGACCTGGGCGCCGCAGAGAAGGCCGACCTGAGCGATCCACGCCAGATTGCGGCGCCGTTCCAGGGTGTGGTCACCGTCGTGGTCACCGAGGGTGACCAGGTCGAGTCCGGCGACCGTCTGGCGACCATCGAGGCGATGAAGATGGAGGCGGCCATCACCGCGCCCCACGCCGGAACCGTCGTCCGTACGGTCATCACCGGCACCCGGGCCGTCGAGGGGCAGGACCTGGTCGCCGTGCTCGGCTGA
- the ald gene encoding alanine dehydrogenase yields the protein MRIGVPKEVKNHEYRVAITPVGVHELVSRGHDVVIEAGAGVGSSITDAEYVGAGAKILDNADDVWGSAEMVLKVKEPIAEEYARMQEGQTLFTYLHLAADKPLTEELLARKVTGIAYETVQLPSGALPLLYPMSEVAGCLAPQVGAHALMKAQGGRGVLMGGVGGVANAKVVIIGAGVSGQNAANIALGMGADVTLLDTDLDKLRMSFWRYNNRVHGLASSRLTLEQQVKQADLVIGAVLIPGAAAPKLISNDLVAQMKPGSVLVDIAIDQGGCFEDSHATTHADPTYQVHNSTFYCVANMPGAVPNTSTYALTNATLPYTVALADKGWAQACRDDRSLALGLNTHAAQLTNKPVAEAVGIEATELDSVLA from the coding sequence ATGCGGATCGGCGTACCCAAGGAAGTCAAGAACCACGAGTACCGGGTGGCCATCACGCCGGTCGGCGTGCACGAGCTGGTCTCGCGGGGGCACGACGTCGTGATCGAGGCGGGAGCCGGTGTCGGCTCCTCGATCACTGACGCCGAGTACGTCGGAGCCGGCGCCAAGATCCTCGACAATGCCGACGACGTATGGGGGTCGGCGGAGATGGTCCTGAAGGTGAAGGAGCCCATCGCGGAGGAGTACGCGCGGATGCAGGAGGGTCAGACCCTCTTCACCTACCTCCACCTCGCCGCCGACAAGCCGCTCACCGAGGAGCTGCTCGCCCGCAAGGTCACCGGCATCGCCTACGAGACCGTGCAGCTGCCCTCGGGTGCCCTGCCGCTGCTCTACCCGATGTCCGAGGTCGCCGGCTGCCTCGCGCCCCAGGTCGGCGCGCACGCGCTGATGAAGGCCCAGGGCGGCCGGGGCGTCCTGATGGGCGGCGTCGGCGGTGTCGCGAACGCCAAGGTCGTCATCATCGGCGCCGGTGTCTCGGGCCAGAACGCCGCGAACATCGCGCTCGGCATGGGTGCCGACGTCACCCTCCTCGACACCGACCTCGACAAGCTGCGGATGTCGTTCTGGCGCTACAACAACCGCGTCCACGGCCTCGCGTCGTCGAGGCTGACCCTCGAGCAGCAGGTCAAGCAGGCCGACCTCGTGATCGGCGCCGTGCTCATCCCCGGCGCCGCCGCGCCCAAGCTCATCTCGAACGACCTCGTCGCGCAGATGAAGCCCGGCTCCGTGCTCGTCGACATCGCGATCGACCAGGGTGGTTGCTTCGAGGACAGCCACGCGACCACGCACGCCGATCCGACGTACCAGGTGCACAACTCGACGTTCTACTGCGTGGCGAACATGCCCGGAGCGGTGCCGAACACGTCGACCTACGCGCTCACGAACGCCACCCTCCCCTACACGGTCGCTCTCGCAGACAAGGGTTGGGCGCAGGCGTGCCGCGACGACCGCAGCCTCGCACTCGGCCTCAACACCCACGCGGCGCAGCTGACCAACAAGCCGGTCGCCGAGGCCGTCGGCATCGAGGCGACTGAGCTCGACTCGGTTCTGGCCTGA
- a CDS encoding APC family permease, with protein MGQISASQSGAGSVSTQLLRSSINFLHIVLMVTAAAAPLVVASTYIPISMAAGAGMATALTYAATTAILLIFSVGFAQMAKRITSAGAFYTFSAQGLGRPMGLSVGFVVLAAYSMISAAIVGGFGFYGSALLDEHFGLSVPWYWVSITGLVLMFVISYFRVTFTARILGVLLALEVLVVLVVALATVFSGGTQGQQPEAFNPGEWGAAPAVGIGFFLAFWSWIGFETTAIYGEETRDPKESVPRATYIAVLTLGIFYTFVAYAGTVGFGDDSPAQAGTLIDQYFFVLADSHTFGFMRTLMDFLVVSGFFACAFAFHNNASRYFYSLGRDGILPRALGRTHEQHKSPHVAAGVQATIAITAVAIFAIGGADPLVHLATWLPIFCTLAVLLVQFLVCLAVIGYFNRVGRVTGADWAKTLAAPVVGAVAQGAVMYLLVNNLSFLAGGDVMVVKLIPLYVAVIAVAGFLYALWLRSSDPDRYATIGDLHDDELEELFIDEQYVESGLEHDRRVD; from the coding sequence ATGGGCCAGATCTCCGCATCCCAGTCCGGGGCTGGGAGCGTCTCCACGCAGCTTCTCCGCAGCTCGATCAACTTCCTACACATCGTGCTGATGGTGACCGCTGCGGCGGCGCCCCTGGTCGTCGCGTCGACCTACATCCCGATCTCGATGGCAGCGGGCGCCGGAATGGCGACCGCGTTGACCTATGCCGCGACCACGGCCATCCTGCTGATCTTCTCGGTTGGCTTCGCCCAGATGGCCAAGCGGATCACGTCCGCCGGCGCCTTCTACACGTTCTCAGCGCAGGGCCTCGGGCGTCCGATGGGCCTCAGCGTCGGGTTCGTCGTCCTCGCCGCCTACAGCATGATCTCTGCAGCGATCGTGGGCGGCTTCGGCTTCTACGGATCTGCGCTTCTCGACGAGCACTTCGGCCTGTCGGTCCCCTGGTACTGGGTGTCCATCACCGGTCTCGTGCTGATGTTCGTGATCTCCTACTTCAGGGTCACCTTCACGGCCCGCATCCTCGGGGTGCTGCTCGCACTCGAGGTGCTGGTCGTGCTCGTGGTCGCTCTGGCGACGGTCTTCTCCGGCGGCACCCAGGGCCAGCAGCCCGAGGCGTTCAATCCCGGCGAGTGGGGAGCCGCTCCTGCGGTCGGCATCGGCTTCTTCCTCGCGTTCTGGTCGTGGATCGGCTTCGAGACGACGGCGATCTACGGGGAGGAGACCCGCGACCCGAAGGAGAGCGTCCCGCGCGCGACCTACATCGCTGTCCTGACTCTCGGCATCTTCTACACGTTCGTCGCGTACGCCGGCACGGTCGGCTTCGGCGACGACTCTCCCGCCCAGGCGGGCACGCTGATCGACCAGTACTTCTTCGTTCTGGCCGACTCGCACACGTTCGGATTCATGCGGACCTTGATGGACTTCCTTGTGGTCTCCGGCTTCTTCGCCTGCGCGTTCGCGTTCCACAACAACGCCTCGCGGTACTTCTACTCGCTGGGTCGCGACGGCATCCTGCCGCGTGCGCTGGGCCGGACCCACGAGCAGCACAAGTCGCCGCACGTCGCGGCCGGCGTGCAGGCCACGATCGCGATCACCGCCGTTGCCATCTTTGCGATCGGTGGAGCCGACCCGCTGGTCCACCTCGCAACCTGGCTGCCCATCTTCTGCACGCTTGCCGTGCTGCTGGTGCAGTTCCTCGTCTGCCTGGCGGTGATCGGCTACTTCAACCGAGTCGGACGGGTCACCGGCGCTGACTGGGCGAAGACGCTCGCTGCTCCCGTCGTGGGTGCCGTCGCGCAGGGCGCGGTCATGTACCTGCTGGTCAACAACCTCAGCTTCCTCGCGGGAGGTGACGTCATGGTCGTCAAGCTGATCCCGCTCTACGTTGCGGTCATCGCGGTCGCCGGCTTCCTCTACGCCCTGTGGCTCCGCTCGAGCGACCCCGACCGCTACGCGACCATCGGCGACCTGCACGACGACGAGCTCGAGGAGCTCTTCATCGACGAGCAGTACGTCGAGTCCGGCCTGGAGCACGACCGCAGGGTCGACTGA
- a CDS encoding NAD(P)/FAD-dependent oxidoreductase — MTSSLPADREKQHRVVVIGSGFGGLFGARALRHSHVDVTMIAKTTHHLFQPLLYQVATGILSEGEIAPPTREVLANQKNAQVLLGEVTEIDLAAREVRSTARGEELVTPYDSLIVAAGAGQSYFGNDHFAEFAPGMKSIDDALELRGRIFGAFEMAELGAARGENVDHLLTFVVVGAGPTGVEMAGQIAELAHRTLTRDFRAISTRQARVILVDAAPQVLPPFGAKLGKWTQEKLEKLGVEVMLGALVSEVDERGLTVKYKDGSSARIEAVAKVWAAGVQANPLGQQLSAQTGAPLDRAGRISVNPDLTLPGYPEVFVVGDMISLNNLPGVAQVAIQGANHAAKLINRRVNGFPRDDAFRYRDKGSMAIVGRFRAVAMVGRLRLTGLLAWLMWLVVHLFYIVGFKNRITSVMDWAVSFLGKGRSERTFTEQQIFGRLALAQVADERPTAVGTPAVPGRLPSGDAAPVDDGRLVGVAVVAAVHSRAF, encoded by the coding sequence GTGACGAGTTCGTTGCCTGCCGATCGCGAGAAGCAGCACCGGGTGGTGGTCATCGGTTCCGGGTTCGGTGGCCTGTTCGGCGCTCGGGCGCTGCGCCATTCCCACGTCGACGTGACGATGATCGCGAAGACGACGCACCACCTCTTCCAGCCGCTGCTCTACCAAGTGGCGACCGGCATCCTCTCCGAGGGCGAGATCGCGCCCCCGACCCGCGAGGTGCTCGCCAACCAGAAGAACGCCCAGGTCCTGCTGGGCGAGGTCACCGAGATCGACCTCGCTGCACGCGAAGTGAGGTCGACTGCCCGAGGCGAGGAGTTGGTGACGCCGTACGACTCGCTCATCGTCGCCGCCGGCGCCGGCCAGTCCTACTTCGGCAACGACCACTTCGCCGAGTTCGCCCCCGGCATGAAGAGCATCGACGACGCCCTCGAGCTGCGCGGCCGTATCTTCGGCGCCTTCGAGATGGCCGAGCTCGGCGCGGCCCGTGGCGAGAACGTCGACCACCTGCTGACCTTCGTGGTCGTCGGCGCCGGCCCGACCGGTGTGGAGATGGCCGGCCAGATCGCTGAGCTCGCGCACCGCACGCTGACCCGCGACTTCCGCGCCATCTCGACCCGCCAGGCGCGGGTCATCCTCGTCGACGCGGCGCCGCAGGTGCTGCCGCCGTTCGGCGCCAAGCTCGGCAAGTGGACCCAGGAGAAGCTGGAGAAGCTCGGTGTCGAGGTCATGCTCGGCGCCTTGGTCTCCGAGGTCGACGAGCGCGGCCTGACCGTGAAGTACAAGGACGGCAGCTCCGCGCGGATCGAGGCCGTCGCCAAGGTGTGGGCCGCCGGTGTCCAGGCCAACCCGCTGGGCCAGCAGCTCTCCGCCCAGACCGGTGCCCCGCTCGACCGGGCGGGCCGAATCTCGGTCAACCCCGACCTCACCCTGCCGGGCTACCCCGAGGTCTTCGTGGTCGGCGACATGATCTCGCTCAACAACCTCCCGGGTGTCGCGCAGGTCGCGATCCAGGGCGCCAATCACGCAGCGAAGCTCATCAACCGACGCGTGAACGGATTCCCCCGCGACGACGCGTTCCGCTATCGCGACAAGGGCTCGATGGCCATCGTCGGACGTTTCCGCGCGGTCGCGATGGTCGGCCGGCTGCGGCTGACCGGTCTCCTGGCCTGGTTGATGTGGCTCGTCGTCCACCTCTTCTACATCGTGGGGTTCAAGAACCGCATCACATCGGTGATGGACTGGGCCGTCTCCTTCCTCGGCAAGGGCCGCTCGGAGCGCACCTTCACCGAGCAGCAGATCTTCGGCCGGCTCGCCTTGGCACAAGTGGCCGATGAACGACCTACGGCGGTTGGCACGCCGGCCGTCCCC